From the genome of Candidatus Angelobacter sp.:
ATGTAATACACCGTATCCTTCGTAACGGGAAACACGGTTCTGCTCGTTTGGCCGTCCGGGCCACTGTCATTGTCGCAAGCCACCGGCACGAGACTCGCGAAATCGGTGCCCGGTCCGGTGTAGGCCGCCAGCACGGTGTCGAAGTCGCTTCCGTCGGTGTCGAGGATCAAGAGCCCGTCCACCGGAGGCTGATATGCGTACCACTCGGAGGCTCCGCCCGGCTCGCCACAATGGTCCGGTTCACCGGGATCTTTGCTCGAACCGACCGTGCTGAAAACTTGCGTGCCCCGGAATCCACGCGCTGGTCCCCCGGATTGCTTGTGGATCCCTGATGACTTTGCAACCGCGCCCTGCGCCGACCCAGCGACCAAGTCCACGGTTTCAAAAAACTTGTCTTCAGTGAACACTCCGCGAACCACGGTGCCATCGCCCCGAGTGTGCATTTGGACGCGGACAAGGTGGCTGAAAACCTCGAACGTGGTGTCACTCGACGGCACTGTGCTTGGGACGATCCGGACCTGGTAATTGCCAACGTCGCCCCGTTGCAGGCCCGATATGGTATAGGTATCCGTGCTGAGCTGTCCGCTGAGCGCCTTGACGGGCAGTCCATTTTTGAACCACTGCAAATTCACCGGGTCCGGACTGTCGAAACCGATCGTCAAAAGGACGCTGTCGTTCGTCGGCCCGGAAGCGGCCACCGGCTCGGTAAGAATCGACGGAAGGAGATTCGTCGCTGGCACCAGAGTCCAGGACATGACAATATCGCCTTGCGCGCCGTGGAATCCATCCACGGCGACCTGGTATTCGGTGTCTGTTCGAGCGTAGAATTTCAGTCGACTGGTATGGAACCCACCACTGTCGTTATCGCTGCCCACCTCGACAAGATTGGTTAGCGAGGTACCTGTATAAACCGCCAGCAATGTGTCGAAGCTGCTGCCCAGTGTGGAAAACGTAACTACCCCGCTCGCAGGAGCGCGCCAGGTGACCCAGACTGAATTGGTGCCTTTTTCACCTGCGTGCAGCGGCTCGCCCACTTCCCGTGTCGCTCCGATGTTCTTCCCGCGCCCCACATAGACTGGCGCGTTCAGGGTGATTCGATCGGCGAAATTATCCGTCATGTCCAGGGCGTTGATCCCCGTCACACGCAGGGACGCAATCGCGCTCAAAACGACACCGGCGGGATTGAAAACGATGACGCTGTAATCGCCGGCATTCGCCGCCTGCACGTTGGGGATCGCGAGCGTATCGCTGACCGCGCCCGGAATGTTCACCCCGTTCAGTCGCCACTGGTATCGAAGTTGATTGCCCGTCGCGACAACAGAAAAGGTGACGTCCGTGCCAACGGATACAGACTGGCTGGCCGGCTGTTGTACAATCGCAGGAGGCTCTATCACATGAACGGTCAGGAATCGTGAACCGGAATCCGCACACAACGGGGAGGTTCCCGTGAAATCAATACGAACCACGGTGTCTCCGACCTGCAGCCCCGTCACGGTAAAGATCTGTGTCGTCACGGGACCCGCATTCAACGGAGTGACCGATGCGATGTTCGCGTCCTGCACGGTCACACGCAGATCGACCGGGCAGTCGGGCAAAGAAATGAAGGTCGCTTTACCGGTGGCGCCGACCCCGATCAACGTCATGGAACTCGGCGTCAATACTTGCGCGCGCGCAACCACCGTGGAAAGGAAAACGGTCAACGCCAGCAGGGTGAGAAAGCATCCATTCAACCCACGTTGAGCCTCGCGAATCATGACGATTGTGCTGACGGACTTTCGACCGCGCCCGACGCCGACCGGATTGCGTCGAACAAGGCAGCCGTGACCCATCCCATTGAGACATGACGCGGGCCGCTGTCAACGCTGGCGCGGCGAGTCCCGCCGTTGTTTACTGTGCGAGGGCCCGATAAAAGCAGTACGGACGCGCGGCACCATTGGTCGTCACATAATCCCAGATCCCGCTTGGCGCAGTGTTCGTTGCGAGAGGGTTCCAATCCACGAGGTTTGTGGAGCATTGGACGATGCAAGTGGCGTTGCGCTGGCTGATGATGCGCATGGTGCATTCATTGCCGCTGATGTTGAAGGAATCCAACCGCAGCGGGGAATCCAGCAGCAACGTCGCGGCGGTG
Proteins encoded in this window:
- a CDS encoding immunoglobulin domain-containing protein, yielding MIREAQRGLNGCFLTLLALTVFLSTVVARAQVLTPSSMTLIGVGATGKATFISLPDCPVDLRVTVQDANIASVTPLNAGPVTTQIFTVTGLQVGDTVVRIDFTGTSPLCADSGSRFLTVHVIEPPAIVQQPASQSVSVGTDVTFSVVATGNQLRYQWRLNGVNIPGAVSDTLAIPNVQAANAGDYSVIVFNPAGVVLSAIASLRVTGINALDMTDNFADRITLNAPVYVGRGKNIGATREVGEPLHAGEKGTNSVWVTWRAPASGVVTFSTLGSSFDTLLAVYTGTSLTNLVEVGSDNDSGGFHTSRLKFYARTDTEYQVAVDGFHGAQGDIVMSWTLVPATNLLPSILTEPVAASGPTNDSVLLTIGFDSPDPVNLQWFKNGLPVKALSGQLSTDTYTISGLQRGDVGNYQVRIVPSTVPSSDTTFEVFSHLVRVQMHTRGDGTVVRGVFTEDKFFETVDLVAGSAQGAVAKSSGIHKQSGGPARGFRGTQVFSTVGSSKDPGEPDHCGEPGGASEWYAYQPPVDGLLILDTDGSDFDTVLAAYTGPGTDFASLVPVACDNDSGPDGQTSRTVFPVTKDTVYYIAVDGVGGASGTAVLNYNLGVAPSISQQPEALTAPAGSSITLGVVATGTPGPFYQWSLNQVSLPGATNSSLTITNFQSVNEGDYAVTVGNFAGSVAGGPAAVLLDMPMRLGTVGLNGSGQFQLQLIGERGTNYILQTSINLSNWVSLATNAAANGIWDFVDSYSTNSISRFYRAIEAP